The nucleotide window TTATCGAGTTTCAATGCTTTGCTTCATGTTACACAGATGTGTAATCGATTAGAAACTGTTTGGGAGGTTTATGGTTACATGATTTTGAAGAGAGTTTACCCTAATGTTGCTACTTTCaggattatgattgatgtaaagaAGGGTTATTACAAAGGAATGTTGCTGCTTTGGATCAGATTGTTGGAAAGCGAAATTCACATTCGTCATTGGTTATTGttaatttgagtttgattttgtgAATGTCAGAAAAGGTGGGAGAAGAAGGGAAGTTATTTAAGTTTTTCTGTTTCTACCTTTTTATGTGAAAAGGTTTTAATCTTGATTGGGTGTTTGTTTGTCTAATGATGACTGTCGCAATgttctctttttgttttatcTGTTAATGTGTCATTTATTAAATTGAACCTTGTTTGCATTCTAACGATCAATATGCATCTattttagattattatttttattcactTGATGCAAATTAGTGAAATTATTTGTTAATGAGTTTTGTTTTTCTAAGGTGCTCTGAAAAAACGAAGTGTTGTATGCATCGGAGACAATATATGTTTGAAACTTGGCTTACAATGTGGATTGAGCTGATATTTATACACATGCCGTGTAGATGCTTGTCAACATTTTCTATACAATTTTACtctgttgaatttttttttaaggaaaattgtATCAAAGATTATGGAGAAATTGTAAACATCTGTCTTCATACAGATCAAGCAGACAAGTTCAAAGCAGAAAGATTATGAAGATCCATTACTCGTCCAATaagtctttttttcttttcttttcttttcttgtggAATTATTTTCTTTCGTTTGGATTTCAATCAATATTTCCGTACTGGtatgttttcattttaattttaggagTGATATGCAATAGGAATTTAATAGCCTTCGCGCAGCAGCCATACATCTTAAACCAGGTGAACAGGGTCCACGATCCACATACGGTGAATACTTGTAGTGTAACCTAAGTATATCTCATGCTTTCTCTTTCAAATCAGAAGCACAATCCGCTTGCATTGCATAAGCTTCGAAACAGCTCCAACCCTCAACATTTCTAAAACAAACTCTTTCGAAGTTGAATTCTACGCCATCCTTGAAATCATCGCTATGTTAGCCAACTTCAAGAATGGTGATTCATTAGGCCTATAATCAATAACCTGAAGACTCAAATTAGCCAACTAGATAAGTTTCTAACAGAGAAAGTCCATACTTAGTGAAACCAGGTAAAGACTAGAAAATGAAGGCAAGGGAAAGACAAGAACATGGCGAGTTGGCTGAGAGTAATAAAAGACGAggcaacttcacttagttcttaGACCTATTAAGgcatttgatgatgattatttgaaaaaatgtcTTGACCAAGATAAAGTCAACAAGCCTTACTCAAGAGTGCTTCATTATCCTACTAATTAAAGAATTTACTTCTGaagtttttcattttccttGCTCTATTACGGCTTCTTATTTTGCTAAACCTTATTTGATTTTGGTGCATGCATCAACTTAGTACCTTACTCTATTCTCAAGAGATTAGATCCTAGGCCTACTTTTGTCTCATTACAACGTAGGAAGATCCATTACTCCTCcaataagtctttttttttttttcttttcttttcttgtggAATTATTTTCTTTCGTTTGGATTTCAATCAATATATCCTTACTggtatgttttctttttaattttaggaGTGATATGCAATAGGAAATTTAATAGCCTTCGCGCAGCAGCCATACATCTTAAACCAGGTAAACAGGGTCCACGATCCACATACGGTGAATACTTGTAGTGTAACCTAAGTATATCTCTTGCTTTCTCTTTCAAATAAGAAGCACAATCCGCTTGCATTGCATATGCTTCGAAACAGCTCCAACCCTCAACATTTCTAAAACAAACTCTTTCGAAGTTGAATTCTACGCCATCACTGAAATCATCGCTATGTCTGCTGCGTGCCTAAAAAGTTGTTCTCTTCCATCCGCTTCCATGATCCTCGTTCGGCTTCCACCCAACGGGCATGTCTCTATAAGCACATGTAACACTGAATGAATAGCTTGTTTGGAGAAAGTTATGAAGAATTCAAtgtttaaatttcttaaaaggTTTGAATCTACAACATCAATTGTCAACTTCAATAATGGCATAACTTCATTTAGCATCTCGAAATTGTTGTTATCAatgtaaattttcaaaatccaagTCAACAAATTCATGAAATCCATGTTTTTGCCAACCAAAAGTTTCACCCTGTTGTTGATCGTTGCTTCATTCCACAAAAGACGAGTAATTTTCAAAGCTTCTTCCAAACCAATGGTGTTTCCttgtttgaatttctttttaatGACCATAATCATAGTTTTGGTTACACCTACTTCAACCACGCATGTTCTGTTTCTCTCATTCTGTTTAGCAACTTCAAGAATCTTCTCCATTGATGCTTGAAAGCAATTTGGAAGCTCTAGATTCTTGACAAGTTTTTGGAGATGAATTCTATTTTTAGGAGATTTTGGAGATTGAATTTGATGATCAATGTCTGTCCATACTGTCACAAAGTGGAAAGAGAAAACTATTCATGCATTCCGGATAtctgcattacttgaaatattattgaatgatcaagatgttgttgaaatgaattgatattatgaaattatgttgttgttgtgatctgcctatgctgctattgttatttaactaagttgcatgagtcattataagatgaataagatgatgttgaacatccaaattattggatatgtatatgagatgatgattaagatgttttagatgattgagcccatgcattagcatacatttgttgggggctcatgccctggagttTTGTACTCACCATGATGGAGCATTTGCTCAAAAtaatgttgggggcttatgccttgaaagtatattaatactataatgttgggggctcatgccctgaattggcaccacatgcatataataggtataagttgcattgtcgcattgtcgagtcaaatgatgttaagatgttatgttatttgaataaagtgattacatgatattttattatcaaagatgttatgatgtttaagatgtttatgttgttaatcacgattgttgaattatattgattgatattattgttttgtgaaatctcaccccttctgcttggaaatgttgctcttcgtatgagtaacttgcaggtgatcgagcgtaGATTGCagttgtgctgtcgtgagtggccttgcctcactgagtcctaggttgctctgatacgtaaccggatggggtttatgatatgcatgcttcattcttttacgtgttcatttatgatgttgaactgaatttatttgagatattatgatggggcctacgtgccaagataatttatgatttttgaacttaattccgctgcagttttgtcgatgaaggataaattattatttatctatgttttaagatttttaagaatgTTATATCCCGTTTcatgatgttttactctgataattgtatgaaatttttattttgggaaaacggggtattactattggtatcagagcaggtcggtccgtccggccaatttgaagagtcgtgtcgagtcttagtaatatttgtattactatcttatgttgttgttacctGTTGTGTAGAATCTCAGAAATGGCTAGAAGAAACGatgttgcgttagctgctgcactacaagcCGTAGCTCAAGCTATGAGGCAACAACCTAATGCGAATGCTGGTGTGAATGTTGAGTCTAGGATGCTTGAGACCttcatgaggaatcatcctcctactttcaagggaagatatgaccccgatggagcccagacgtggcttaaggagatcgagaggattttccgtgttatgcagtgcactgaggttCAGAAAGTGCGTTTTGGTACACATCAGctggctgaggaagctgatgattggtgggttagccTTCTACCTAACCTAAAGCAAGATGGTGCTGCTGTGACTTGGGTTGTGTTCAGGAGAgcgttcctgagaagatactttccggaagatgttcgcgggaagacaGAAATCGacttccttgagctgaagcaaggaaaaatgtccgtgactgagtatgctgccaagtttgtagagttggcaaagttttatccgcactaCGCTGTAGAGACTGTTGAGTTCTCAAAGTGCAtaaagttcgagaatggtttgcgGCCTGATATAAAGAGGGCaattggataccaacagatccGAGTTTTTGCTGATTTGGTGAACAGCTGTAAaatctatgaggaggacaccaaagctcattacaaggttgtgaatgagTGGAACACTGagggccagcagagtcgccctaagccctatagtgcccctgctgataagggcaagcagagaatggtcgatgataggcggcctaagaagaaggatgctcctgcGGAGATTGtctgtttcaattgtggtgagaaaggccacaagagcaatgtttgTCCAGAGGAGGTAAAGAAATGtttccggtgtggcaagaaaaacacaagaaggggggggggggggggttgaattgtgttttctttttctctctaaaaatacttcttctgataaaacttcagaagcagtttgagaatgcttctgatgaaatgatcagaagcagatagtccagtcccccttgcacttccaaggagatttcactataatcacaaagattacaaatgctcaatactctctaagtatgagacttctcaaaaatgctcaagcacacacgcaagagtcttctaatgctcaagcacgcaggcaagaggcttctgatcaaacaaaaatacaatgaaattagtttgacttgaacacttgatatacaatcagtggtgttcacaatacaatacaataacgactctagacttttgaatttctaagatgtatcaaatcagtgcagaaattcagtgtgctttgtagaatcaaattgacagagttttggcgctttttaacttgtgtgtCTCTATCTtctatcttcaagtcttcactcctttatatagaggcgtgaaagagacgttgagataattagcacgtctaaagagtcgtttgaaatcctttgatcatttaccaataatcctttgcctgatttgggtgtagtcctttgaagaattagcttcaaattcattcccatcttgaaggcacaaattctgcaggcatagctgttgtcttgtcttgtagcgtggacaaaacagagtagtggaggtagtggttgtacacttgtactttgtcaactctgttaacgaaggaaaaatgctcagtgctatccaaatgaccgttgatacctccctttcaattcttcgttcttcttagatgaggttgaaatgagaaacagctactttggatctttagtttgaatatatggattaaatgtagcttctggtgatgattttgcttctgatgaaaaccttgcttctgatgaccttctgcttctgatgagcttctgcttctgatgacgtcatcacttcagaagcacttcagcttcagaagcactataagcttcagacgcagttttcttcagatgcttagaatttctttttctttccattgttcttccaagacctattgaaattacttgactagcctttggtcctgtacacttgaacaattattagcaataaccaattgacaatttttaataccttgttatcatcaaaactcattaaggttcattgtgaaacacattttgttccaacaatcaccccctttttgatgatgacaaacaatagtatttaaaatgttcaattgttgttgatctaattaataagttgactactgggatagaggtttgtaagctccccctgagttctattcttattaattaaatttcaataaaaatacttataaaatttCAGAAGTATTAAAGAAAAGGTTTAGAAGAGGTTCTGAGCAAAGCTCATCAAAAAGTATACTTAATCAAGTTATtataatggggctcagagccttaaaatactatacatctactcccccttttgtcatcaacaaaaagtaagtaaaaacaaaagaaagagtttcagagcaacaaaaagaaaaaccttaaaatacagtgtatcagagcaaacaaCATAAGATGCAGCAAATATTATTAGAGCAAAAGCTTATAAATAGCATGATTCAGAAGCaatgataaaatatatgataaGCAAGTCAAAGTACAAAGTCAAAGCAATTATaatacttaaaacaaaaatctaaacaagcaacatatgtgtgcaactaaggtttggctAGCTTAGACATCTGTTCCAATAGATATTTAATctgctcatccttcttctgaagttgTTCATTCTGTGCTCTCACAAGTCTTCTTTTCAGCCCAGCTTGAATTCTATCAGCCCTTGAAGTGTAATCATCTTCTGGATAAAAAGGAGAGTTGGCTAACAGAGGCACATAATCAagctctttcactctagctgcttcatgcatatcatccaacattttctt belongs to Medicago truncatula cultivar Jemalong A17 chromosome 6, MtrunA17r5.0-ANR, whole genome shotgun sequence and includes:
- the LOC25497145 gene encoding uncharacterized protein is translated as MEKILEVAKQNERNRTCVVEVGVTKTMIMVIKKKFKQGNTIGLEEALKITRLLWNEATINNRVKLLVGKNMDFMNLLTWILKIYIDNNNFEMLNEVMPLLKLTIDVVDSNLLRNLNIEFFITFSKQAIHSVLHVLIETCPLGGSRTRIMEADGREQLFRHAADIAMISVMA